GCCCGGCGGCATGCTCAGCTGCGGCGTGTTATACCTGGCACCGGGATCGCCCACCTGCGGATTCCTGGAATCCGGAATCAAAATCCTTCGGCCGAAGTCTATGGCGGCATTGGTTCCTTTCAAGCCAATATCAAACACTTTATTCGCTCCCGACTGGCCTTGGTTGAATATTTTGGTGACCACTTCCCTCAACGCGTTGGTTAAGCCCTCCTTTACACCCTCGCCGTACTTACCCAGCTTGTCGACCGAGTTGAGAATCATGCCGATCGGCTTCTGCATTAAGTCCATCGGGGTTTCCGGCATCATATTAGTGAACAACTGCGCGGGATGCATCAGGTCTCCTGTAAACGACGAATGTgtagtatgataatattatatctttcgCTAGACCTTCCTCTTTTTTCATTGTATCCTGTCTTGTTTGGTATAGAACAATAGTTATACAGAATACAGACTAAAgctattatgttaaaataatataataatcacgaATGTGATATGTCATTGGGCTCCGCAGTccatttaaataagtaaatacaatattttcggTCGTACGCGTTGACTGCAGGGAACGACCCACGTCGATCATGGCTGACTTTAGGGCTTCGTTGAGGGGAGAGGTGCGTTAGCAGAGTTATTACTGTAATGTTTCTAAAAAACTattcatgtaatataatataatatctgataaCAGGTACATAATGtcttataaaatgtttcaaGCAACACGGCATAAGGCGTTCCTGACAGTGTGATGTTTTTGGAACTTCTACGTAAGTACTAAAGGAACGTGTCAATGATTTTTGGGAACGTTATTTTTACGCAACTGGAACATTATTTTGCacagtatacgtatatatacgtatcaaaaaaaaaattcattgagCTTTCCTAGTATATTATTAGCCCACCATATTTTCACATCTCGAGCATTTGAATACCTTATTTTTATGTAGGaatcattcaatatttaaattaataattttccatgATACTAATACAACAAAACGTATCCAATAATAATGCTCTTATTcaacaaaacatattaaactgtataatttatacataatggaAATTCTACTTTACTGTTTCAGTGGCAAATGGCCAATGTAGAGAGTGAACTCGTccaaaaggaacggattcctggatCCAAAGTTTAGCCAAGGGTGGGGACGATTATGGAGACCTTTTTTTCTTCCATGATCATAGTTTTAATTTGCTTCTTAGAAATATGTGATTTCGTCCAAACTGCTATGAATGTTTTGGTGTAATTCGAACACTATCTATACTTACACCATTTTTTCTGATTCTACTGAAAGATGGACAGTTTATTCTTctgaatttcattaattttaaatcaagatGAACACTAgaattcatattgtaataactataatagtaacaatttatgttttttttaaaggcTCTTGTTAATAaagttgtacctatatgtttggCTTcacaatgattattttattttatttttctcacaAATCCTAAGAACGGCCCTATAGGAATGTTGGTCTACTTTATTCGGAAATCAGGATTGACCTTTGTCGACGAATTACTgcacagaatattataatagtgttgtTCCTTGTACGTCACTGAAATTCTGTGGTCTAGATTATTGAAAAAACTATTGTTGGTACCTACCAAAGTTCATGTTTGAGAGCGACTGTCCTGGATAACCTGCAGGTGGATTGGTTGACACTGGAACTTCGTACATATTGTCAGCAtttctattgaaataatattgaggCTGATATGGTCTCGGGATCTGTGACTGGATCTGTTGGCCCATTTGTGGCCCATGGGGTGACCCAGGGTAACGATTCTGTGGATATTGTATATGTGACGGAACCGACATCATATTTGGTCTCTGTTGTAAATTTTGTTCCGGGTATTTTTGTTGAAGGTTAACCATAGGGCCTTGCGCGTTATTCGTCGGTTCGTTAACATGTATGGGCAGTGGCCTCCATTGATTTTGGTCTGGTTGCGGGTTAGGGTTATGGTTAGGGTTAAGGTTAGGGTTAAGGTTAGTGTTAAGGTTAGGGTTATGGTTAGGGTTAGGGTTAGGGTTAGGGTTAGGGTTAGGGTTAAGGTTAGGGTTAGGGTTAAGGTTAGGGTTAAGGTTAGGGTTAGGGTTTTGGTTAGGGTTCGACTCAAATGGCGAGTTTAAGGGAAACTGTTGGTTTATTCCTTGAGATAAGTTATTTTCATCGAAGCTCGGCGCCAGTGATGGACCACCACCAGCCTGGGTAACGGGAACCATGGATGGACCACCAGAAAACGACG
This genomic window from Metopolophium dirhodum isolate CAU chromosome 1, ASM1992520v1, whole genome shotgun sequence contains:
- the LOC132936119 gene encoding sporozoite surface protein 2-like, producing the protein MAVDGKNASGRLAAATVLWLLVAIFANQDYVYCEGEQQQQFQPSRQQQQQTPSTQLSQQLPPQPQPLPPSQLPPPPQPQQPSNQQVDLSQPLGILGPLMNNNGNDMQPNINRFPGQSINPDFGSIPITQLQQTPSNVGGPSDMLGGVQIPSFSGGPSMVPVTQAGGGPSLAPSFDENNLSQGINQQFPLNSPFESNPNQNPNPNLNPNLNPNPNLNPNPNPNPNPNPNHNPNLNTNLNPNLNPNHNPNPQPDQNQWRPLPIHVNEPTNNAQGPMVNLQQKYPEQNLQQRPNMMSVPSHIQYPQNRYPGSPHGPQMGQQIQSQIPRPYQPQYYFNRNADNMYEVPVSTNPPAGYPGQSLSNMNFGDLMHPAQLFTNMMPETPMDLMQKPIGMILNSVDKLGKYGEGVKEGLTNALREVVTKIFNQGQSGANKVFDIGLKGTNAAIDFGRRILIPDSRNPQVGDPGARYNTPQLSMPPGYSFNPNQLPSAHMGYGMQPHEGSGQFAGGNGNGQMPSAQGTVPQNEYPPQRSGPNYGVNNPTSSPQPIVHYVQG